The region CTGCTTGAAATGCCATCCATGAAAATGCTAAGGTCCATATCAGGGATCAAGGTTTGTAGCTACTAATCTACTATATCTCTGTCAACAAGTAAAAGAAATGTTGACTAAGAAGAAAGGCAAAGGACCTGAATTTTTCCTTAATTAGTCTTTGCGCATTAACCATGTTGTTCTGACCATGTTTATATGTGAATTGCAATGAAGTATGATGAAGTTTAAAAGAATTAACATTAGGTGCGACCCGTTGGTTACTTTTTGTCTTGCTACACTTAATTTTCAGCCGCACAATTCAGTCCCAGAGAGATATAATTTGCCATGTAGTGATGCTGCATTTGATTCTACTGCTGGGCTAGTTGCCATATGCACAGAAAATTACTGCGTCCAGCTCTTTAGCATGTTGGATGACCGAGAAATTTCATTGGTAagcattttaaaaaatgaagcaGTTTAATCATTTGGTTCATTGTTTCTATTCCGTTCTGTGTGATATTTGAttgtttttcaatatttttatacagTTTATTGAACTTAAATAACCATCCAAACAACGAcggaaataaattaataaataaataagtaaagcacaaataatgaaataattgtGGTGGAGTTCTGCATGGTGGTTACTGGTTACTTGTTTTCATTGGATGTAAATCCCACTGAACAGTGGGTATATTTCATTGGTGGTTTTTCACCTAAAGAAACAagtatttattaattgtttgcTCCATATTGTGACACAACATATTGGTAGTCTGGCTAGGTTGGAAGATATGGGTTCCATATGGCTACTGCTGATTTGGTGTTTGTTATAAACGTATATGTATCTCTTAATAGTTGTGGTTCTCATGATTTGCATTTTGTAGGTTCAAGTCTGTGAAAGAAATCATCAGCCGGTTGATGAAGTCACGGTACATTAAATCCTCTGTTTACATTTCTTTCATCGCAGATGATGTGTTATGCACAGAAAGTCTTGGcttttgtgtgtatatatatgttcatatagGATGTGCATACTTTCACAGGTCATAGTGAATATGGTGGCTCTCTCTCCAGATGGTTGTACCATGAGTACTGTAGAGACTAGGCTTCCTGAAGAAGGAATTGGAGGCCTTGTATGTCTAAAGTTCTGGACAAGTGGCTCTCAAAATAAAGACTTCAGCTTATCTACTGTTATATATGAACCACACAGGTTTTACTTCatttttgataatatacattTGTCTAGTATCCTTCTCTTAAGTTACAagtattaataaatgtaaaagaGGACAAAGTGAGACTCTTATTTGGTTATTTATAAAGCTCCAATTCCTTCTTCGACTAAATGATTTTCACTCTATAGGGATGGTGGAGTCTCTGCAATCACTTTTCATCCTACGCGTAACATGGCTGTCAGCTCTTCATATGGTGCTGAATTCAAAGTAAGTGTATCCTTCTGCTCCTCATGTGGTACTGAATTCAGAAGTAACTGTGCCCATCAAATTGGGGTTAATTAGTGATTCCTATATCTCATTTCTCTCTTTGGCAGATCTGGGCTTGCAATAGTGATGTTCAACATGGGGATCAGATGAATAATGCTGGATGGACATGCCATGCTGTTGGTTCATACAAGTATAACTGTTTCTACTATTCACTTATTCTTTTCCAGAAACAGTATAACATTTTCTTGGTAGACATATTTGATGACTTGAAATAGGAATCCCACTAAGTTAAAATATTGCATGGTAGGCTGAAAACTAATAAACACTAATCAGAGAAATACATATACTAGTTGATTGAATCCCAATTAGTATTGTTTCTTGTACTCCACAACTCAGCTATTTATTAAGTGAATTTTTGCATGATTGTAAAGATGGATGTGATTAGCATTTTCATCATTTGGGGTTTGCAGCTGCTGATACAcaaatgattaattttttgaatttggtGAGTACTTATTTTCATATCATTTTTTTACTAAGAGTTTACTTCTGCAGAAAGAAGCCGATGACAGCTGCTGCATTTTCTGCTGATGGTTCTGTTCTGGCTGTTGCTGCAGAAAGAGTTATTACTTTGTGGGATCCAGACAGGAATGTGCTGGTTGCTACAATTGGAGAGAGTTTTGAGGTAAATTATCTTAGCATGCAAAGTATAATTGGAATGCTGATACTATTTGTATGCAGACAGAGTGTTGTGAAAAGCTATTGCAGTTTTTTCACCAATTAAGATCCCACCTGATGTTTGTTATAGCTCTCTTAGGACTTCATTAGATGGTCAAGAGGCTGATAGAAAAACAACTACATTCCTCTGTAATACAAACAGTGATCACTCTTCTAGATAACTGTCTCTTGGAGTATGTAGAtggggcgggggggggggggttggcaGCGCGAAATCGTGTTGATTCTCCCCGCTTGGGNggggggggggggggggggggggggggggggggggggggggggggggggggggggggggggggggggggggggggggggggggggggggggggggggggggggggggggggggggggggggggggggggggggggggggggggggggggggggggggggggggggggggggggggggggggggggggggggggggggggggggggggggggggggggggggggggggggggggggggggggggggggggggggggggggggggggggggggggggggggggggggggggggggggggggggggggggggggggggggggggggggggggggggggggggggggggggggggggggggggggggggggggggggggggggggggggggggggggggggggggggggggggggggggggggggggggggggggggggggggggggggggggggggggggggggggggggggggggggggggggggggggggggggggggggggggggggggggggggggggggggggggggggggggggggggggggggggggggggggggggggggggggggggggggggggggggggggggggggggggggggggggggggggggggggggggggggggggggggggggggggggggggggggggggggggggggggggggggggggggggggggggggggggggggggggggggggggggggggggggggggggggggggggggggggggggggggggggggggggggggggggggggggggggggggggggggggggggggggggggggggggggggggggggggggggggggggggggggggggggggggggggggggggggggggggggggggggggggggggggggggggggggggggggggggggggggggggggggtagtgACACATAAATGCTGTCCACATGCTCCGATGTGCATAGAATTTATAACAATATTGCTGAGCTTGACACCTTAAATAAATACTCAGTAATACAAGCAGACATAACATGTATGCAGTAATCTTCTACTAACTGTCTCTTGGAGAAGGGTAAATGGGGTAGTCACACACAAATGCTGTCCACTTGCTCCAAATGTTTTTGTTGACATTCCCTACTCTTATCTATCAGCATCAAATGATCTTATTTGAGTTTTCCACTTTATGTAGCCAATTTCATGCCTTTCATTTATTGGGAAGTCAGAATATCTAGTATCCTCATCTCAAGGCTCTAATCCGCAAGTGTCTGTTTGGAGTATGTCAAAGCTGTCTATATCTTGGTCTTGCAAGATTCATGCGAAAGgttctatttctttttcttgcatTTCTCCATATGTACTGTAATTACATAccattatgaaaaatatatatggttatcTGAATAACTATTGTAATCATGTATGCAGCTGTATCATGTGCTATGGATGGTTCATCTTTTGCTATCCTTGCACTTCTTCCTGATTCAGCTAGGTCCAAGGCATCTAATGAAGCTTCATTGAATAGTGTGGATGGGGTAATTTTATTGTATAATGTAGAAACTCCTGTTCCTTTGGCTACCTGGCTTGTGAAGAAGGTACGGATTTCCTTTCTGTTTTTCTGATCTTTGTGACTGATTTCCTCCATCTAGTTGGGTCTCCAGTTATTCTGGAGGCGTACATTACTAGAAAGTAGATAGGTGTTTACTGAAGTTGTCATTGAAGCACAACTCTTTTGCTCCtctagtttcattttttttggggggtgggTTTCATCTACCTTTCGCCTCAAGTTTGTTTTGCATCATAGGTTTCGTGGGAATTTTCcccattttcttctcttttgtcTAATGGGTTTTATCCGCCTTGATGGTGTTGAAAAAATTGCTGATTTTATTTGTGAGATAATTATATAGAAGCAACAGCACTGTTATAGTTCAGCTTGAGTATACAAGCAAAAGCTGAACCCAATCATCATATCTTTTGTTCATACAATTACCACAGGCTCAAGGTGGAGGGATTGGTTTCATTCTTCGAAGTGATAAATCAGAAGAGGATCTTACAGATGGAAAACGATTGCAGATGCTATGCTATATAAATAGTGATCATGAGTATGTTCTCTTTGACCCATATAGTCAGCAACTTCATGATCAGACAATTATACAGAGACATAAATTTCTTCAATCTGATGAGATAGGTAATGCATATACCACACTCTCCCATTTGCCTTATACAATTTCAATCTTTATTTCTTCTCCCTATACTTTGTTAAATTATACCATGCTAATCGAAAAGTGATCTGTATGGAGATCGATGGGAACTTCacctttttacttattttttaaattatacaaatatgCTACTATTTTCAATGGGAACTTAAAAATCTTCCTTTGTGCAGGGAGGTCTGGGTATGCATCTATGTATGGGGAACTACCAGAGTTTCACCAAAACCCAAATCAAACTTCAGCCGCCACATCTGTACCGTCAGGAAGGCCATGGGAAACCCTATGTAGC is a window of Ipomoea triloba cultivar NCNSP0323 chromosome 11, ASM357664v1 DNA encoding:
- the LOC115996534 gene encoding WD repeat-containing protein 75 isoform X2, whose translation is MKTINIKTPIHSMVIPGLVSQPLESSEKSMDVFAYISSQDIKQKDGQTLSWQIQKCNLTKSRLAGGVILTKSKKPQLITLSPSGKYIGFCENHKIRIWEVQTKDSDHAIHRTIRLHHTKKLNILAFHPTERIVAAGDVTGRILIWRHFGERTFSVPDKLENREVIKDAEERPGVRGDDDADLCTTWHWHSAEVRVLFFSSDGAYLYSGGREGVLVRWQLDTGKRNTQSRIGSPLSYFTNSPDHSLSSVSCADNRLQLLEMPSMKMLRSISGIKPHNSVPERYNLPCSDAAFDSTAGLVAICTENYCVQLFSMLDDREISLVQVCERNHQPVDEVTVIVNMVALSPDGCTMSTVETRLPEEGIGGLVCLKFWTSGSQNKDFSLSTVIYEPHRDGGVSAITFHPTRNMAVSSSYGAEFKIWACNSDVQHGDQMNNAGWTCHAVGSYKKKPMTAAAFSADGSVLAVAAERVITLWDPDRNVLVATIGESFEPISCLSFIGKSEYLVSSSQGSNPQVSVWSMSKLSISWSCKIHAKAVSCAMDGSSFAILALLPDSARSKASNEASLNSVDGVILLYNVETPVPLATWLVKKAQGGGIGFILRSDKSEEDLTDGKRLQMLCYINSDHEYVLFDPYSQQLHDQTIIQRHKFLQSDEIGRSGYASMYGELPEFHQNPNQTSAATSVPSGRPWETLCSGPSYALPLSELCSKFLETFLEKRMTPVE
- the LOC115996534 gene encoding WD repeat-containing protein 75 isoform X1, whose protein sequence is MIRGGRSLVSSLPAFSNDGKKLLVCTASTVSIFSTFTGLQIGELEGHTALVTSVIVVPATTPASKILCYCWTASLDGTIRYWDFSVAELMKTINIKTPIHSMVIPGLVSQPLESSEKSMDVFAYISSQDIKQKDGQTLSWQIQKCNLTKSRLAGGVILTKSKKPQLITLSPSGKYIGFCENHKIRIWEVQTKDSDHAIHRTIRLHHTKKLNILAFHPTERIVAAGDVTGRILIWRHFGERTFSVPDKLENREVIKDAEERPGVRGDDDADLCTTWHWHSAEVRVLFFSSDGAYLYSGGREGVLVRWQLDTGKRNTQSRIGSPLSYFTNSPDHSLSSVSCADNRLQLLEMPSMKMLRSISGIKPHNSVPERYNLPCSDAAFDSTAGLVAICTENYCVQLFSMLDDREISLVQVCERNHQPVDEVTVIVNMVALSPDGCTMSTVETRLPEEGIGGLVCLKFWTSGSQNKDFSLSTVIYEPHRDGGVSAITFHPTRNMAVSSSYGAEFKIWACNSDVQHGDQMNNAGWTCHAVGSYKKKPMTAAAFSADGSVLAVAAERVITLWDPDRNVLVATIGESFEPISCLSFIGKSEYLVSSSQGSNPQVSVWSMSKLSISWSCKIHAKAVSCAMDGSSFAILALLPDSARSKASNEASLNSVDGVILLYNVETPVPLATWLVKKAQGGGIGFILRSDKSEEDLTDGKRLQMLCYINSDHEYVLFDPYSQQLHDQTIIQRHKFLQSDEIGRSGYASMYGELPEFHQNPNQTSAATSVPSGRPWETLCSGPSYALPLSELCSKFLETFLEKRMTPVE